DNA from Bacteroidota bacterium:
GTTCTGGAACCGGGTAGCCTTCGAGCACCAGCCCTTCGACGTGGAACTCCATCGCCTCTTTCATTTCCTGTTCTACCTCCGACTCCGTAGCGCCGGTAGCGACGCAGCCCGGTAGGTCCGGGGAGTACGCCGAGAAACCGGTTCCTGTTGGCTCGATGACAACGAGACACTTCCATCCCTTCAGACCGGCTTGTTTGAGAATTGTAAAGATTGCAGACACCGTTTCCTGCAGGGGTACAGGTTGAAAGGTAGTGGCAGCGGGGTACGGTCATGATGGAGGCCAGATCTCCTTGTCGATGGCGTGGTCCCGCACCCGGAGGTTTCCCTCCTGGCTCGGGTCGTA
Protein-coding regions in this window:
- a CDS encoding type II toxin-antitoxin system HicB family antitoxin; amino-acid sequence: MSAIFTILKQAGLKGWKCLVVIEPTGTGFSAYSPDLPGCVATGATESEVEQEMKEAMEFHVEGLVLEGYPVPEPSTRSAYLEIASAA